A genomic window from Campylobacter concisus includes:
- a CDS encoding flagellin B, with protein MSFRINTNVNALNTHANAVSNNTDLSKSLNKLSSGLRIQTAADDASGLSIADSLRSQASALGQAIANGNDAIGIIQVADKAMDEQLKILDTIKTKATQSAQDGQTTQSRQALQADIVRLMEELDNIGNTTSFNGQQLLNGTFSNKEFQIGAYSNQTVKASIGATTSDKIGLTRFESSKLLTAMGEVKLKFLNVDGVNDVGVTAATISTGIGKGLGALAENINKVADKTGVRATADVTWKASVAIAGGLIKSLTINGVKIGDLEVKANDANGALVNAINSVKDQTGVEASVDAETGKMVLTSRDGRAIVATGTDIEKGLGGKGNNLTKGFVGRLNLVRLDGRDIKLEGGGATKLSIAFSADGGAQQSVSLRDIRGQIDKTLATAMGFQRMSKALSVAQSAGVMTLRGAMAVMSIAESAQKTLDQVRSDLGSVQNQLQATVNNITVTQVNVKSAESQIRDVDFASESANFSKHNILAQSGAYAMSQANSVQQNVMKLLQ; from the coding sequence ATGAGTTTTCGTATTAACACAAACGTAAACGCACTTAACACACACGCTAACGCAGTTAGCAACAACACTGACCTATCTAAGTCACTTAACAAACTTAGCTCAGGTCTTAGGATTCAAACAGCTGCAGACGATGCTTCAGGTCTATCTATTGCAGATAGCTTAAGAAGTCAAGCTTCAGCTTTAGGTCAAGCTATTGCAAACGGTAATGATGCTATTGGTATCATTCAAGTTGCCGATAAAGCTATGGACGAGCAGCTAAAAATTCTTGATACTATCAAGACAAAAGCTACTCAATCAGCTCAAGACGGCCAAACAACTCAATCACGCCAAGCATTGCAAGCTGATATCGTTCGTCTAATGGAAGAGCTTGACAATATCGGTAACACTACTTCATTTAACGGTCAGCAACTACTAAACGGAACATTCTCTAATAAAGAATTCCAAATAGGTGCTTACTCAAACCAAACTGTTAAAGCAAGTATTGGTGCGACTACATCTGATAAGATCGGCCTTACACGTTTTGAGAGTTCAAAATTACTTACCGCTATGGGTGAAGTAAAGCTTAAATTCTTAAACGTTGATGGTGTAAATGATGTTGGCGTTACAGCTGCTACTATTTCAACAGGTATAGGTAAAGGACTTGGTGCTCTAGCTGAGAATATTAATAAAGTTGCTGATAAAACTGGTGTTAGAGCGACAGCTGATGTTACTTGGAAAGCTAGTGTTGCTATTGCTGGTGGTCTAATTAAATCTTTAACAATCAACGGCGTTAAGATCGGCGACCTAGAGGTTAAAGCAAATGATGCAAACGGTGCACTAGTAAATGCTATCAACTCTGTAAAAGATCAAACTGGTGTTGAAGCTTCTGTTGATGCTGAAACAGGCAAAATGGTACTAACAAGCCGTGATGGTCGTGCTATAGTTGCAACTGGTACAGACATTGAGAAAGGACTTGGCGGAAAAGGTAACAATTTAACAAAAGGCTTTGTTGGAAGACTAAATTTGGTTCGTCTTGATGGTAGAGATATTAAACTAGAAGGTGGCGGTGCTACTAAATTGTCAATAGCATTCTCTGCTGATGGTGGTGCTCAACAATCAGTATCTCTAAGAGACATAAGAGGCCAAATAGATAAAACCCTAGCAACTGCTATGGGCTTCCAAAGAATGAGTAAAGCTTTATCAGTAGCTCAATCTGCTGGTGTTATGACACTTCGTGGCGCGATGGCTGTTATGAGTATCGCTGAGTCTGCTCAAAAAACACTTGATCAAGTTCGTTCAGACCTTGGTTCAGTTCAAAATCAACTTCAAGCTACAGTTAATAACATCACTGTAACTCAAGTTAACGTAAAATCAGCAGAATCTCAAATCAGAGATGTTGATTTTGCTAGCGAGTCTGCTAACTTCTCGAAACATAACATCCTAGCTCAATCAGGTGCTTATGCTATGAGTCAAGCAAACAGCGTACAACAAAACGTAATGAAGCTTCTACAATAG
- a CDS encoding Gfo/Idh/MocA family protein, producing the protein MKALILGYGSIGKRHYEVLEALPQIDEICLVTSQNVANKICYKSLEEVSNLDKFDYFVIATPTFLHLQNLKFLDEKVKDKIILCEKPLFEKFYDFTPKNNKIFVGYVLRFHPLLQKLKEFLESEKILYINASCGQYLPSWRNEDYRKCYSASKEKGGGVLLDLSHELDYTMWLCGKFKSVKSFQNKISNLQITSDDLCLIFGKTDNNVVANISIDYLSHMTHRNVRVECEGSTYELNFIKGTLIKQDINRQIFNMPNLARNEMFLAMHKDVLGEQRYVCGFSEGQDTMGVIDQIQRQNNE; encoded by the coding sequence ATGAAAGCTCTTATCTTAGGCTATGGTTCGATTGGTAAAAGGCATTACGAAGTATTGGAAGCTTTACCGCAGATAGATGAGATCTGCCTCGTTACTAGCCAAAATGTAGCCAATAAAATTTGTTACAAAAGTTTAGAAGAAGTCTCAAATTTAGACAAGTTTGACTACTTTGTCATAGCAACTCCCACATTTTTACATTTGCAAAATTTAAAATTTCTAGACGAGAAAGTAAAAGATAAAATAATACTTTGTGAAAAGCCTTTGTTTGAGAAATTTTACGATTTTACACCAAAAAACAATAAAATTTTTGTAGGCTACGTGCTTAGATTTCATCCACTTTTACAAAAACTAAAAGAGTTTTTGGAGAGTGAAAAAATTTTATACATAAATGCTAGTTGTGGACAGTATCTACCAAGCTGGAGGAATGAAGACTATAGAAAATGTTATAGTGCTAGCAAAGAAAAAGGCGGTGGGGTTTTGCTAGATCTTAGTCATGAGTTAGACTATACCATGTGGCTGTGTGGCAAATTTAAGAGCGTAAAAAGCTTTCAAAATAAAATCTCAAATTTGCAGATAACAAGCGATGATTTATGTTTGATCTTTGGCAAAACAGATAATAATGTAGTAGCCAATATAAGCATTGATTATCTAAGCCATATGACGCATAGAAACGTGCGAGTGGAGTGCGAAGGCTCCACTTATGAGCTTAATTTCATAAAAGGTACTCTCATAAAACAAGATATCAATAGGCAAATTTTTAACATGCCAAATTTGGCAAGAAATGAGATGTTTTTAGCTATGCATAAAGATGTCTTGGGTGAGCAAAGATACGTTTGTGGCTTTAGTGAAGGACAAGATACTATGGGAGTAATAGATCAAATTCAAAGGCAAAATAATGAGTAA
- a CDS encoding LegC family aminotransferase, which yields MKRCDFDEVLKFIKSTFGKDKVPLHEPKFIGNEKKYLLECIDSSFVSSVGKFVDELESKLAQMVGAKFAVATTNGTSALHICLKLAGVGQNDEVITQPVTFIATCNAISYLFAKPVFVDVDLDTLGMSPTSLSAFLEKNCELKEGNCVNKTSGRIVRACVPMHTFGLPCKVDEIAEICKHWNIALVEDSAESLGSYYKGAHTGNFGKLAAMSFNGNKIVTSGGGGAVITNDEEIAKHAKFITTTAKVPHPFEYRHSEIGYNYRLPNLNAALLVAQLENLELFLKSKRELAMIYKKYFSKFDDVKFIDEPVDARSNFWLNAVLFESHERRDEFLKFSNENGVFTRPIWQLMNELDMFKECQKDELKNAKFLSDRIVNIPSSARV from the coding sequence ATGAAAAGATGTGATTTTGACGAGGTTTTGAAATTTATAAAAAGCACCTTTGGCAAGGATAAAGTCCCGCTTCACGAGCCTAAATTTATAGGCAATGAGAAAAAATATCTACTTGAGTGCATCGACTCTAGTTTCGTCTCAAGTGTCGGTAAATTTGTAGATGAGCTTGAGAGTAAGCTAGCTCAAATGGTTGGTGCTAAATTCGCAGTTGCTACGACAAATGGCACCTCTGCGCTTCATATCTGTCTAAAACTAGCTGGTGTTGGGCAAAATGACGAAGTGATTACGCAACCAGTTACTTTTATAGCCACTTGCAACGCCATTAGCTACCTTTTTGCAAAGCCAGTTTTCGTGGACGTTGACCTTGACACGCTTGGTATGTCGCCAACGTCACTTAGTGCGTTTTTGGAGAAAAACTGCGAGCTAAAAGAGGGCAACTGTGTAAATAAAACTAGCGGCAGGATAGTGCGTGCCTGCGTTCCTATGCACACTTTTGGACTGCCTTGCAAGGTAGATGAGATAGCTGAAATTTGCAAGCATTGGAACATCGCTTTGGTAGAAGATAGTGCCGAGAGCCTTGGTAGCTACTATAAAGGCGCTCATACAGGAAATTTTGGCAAGCTTGCGGCCATGAGCTTTAATGGCAATAAGATAGTCACAAGTGGAGGTGGTGGAGCTGTCATCACAAACGACGAGGAGATAGCAAAGCACGCTAAATTTATCACCACAACGGCCAAGGTGCCACATCCTTTTGAATACCGCCACAGCGAGATCGGCTACAACTACCGCCTACCAAATTTAAACGCGGCCCTGCTTGTGGCTCAGCTAGAAAATTTGGAGCTATTTTTAAAGAGCAAACGCGAGCTTGCGATGATCTATAAAAAGTATTTTTCTAAATTTGATGATGTGAAATTTATAGATGAGCCGGTGGATGCTAGGTCAAATTTTTGGCTAAATGCGGTGCTGTTTGAGAGCCATGAAAGAAGAGATGAGTTTTTGAAATTTAGTAATGAAAATGGCGTTTTTACGCGTCCTATCTGGCAGCTTATGAATGAGCTTGATATGTTTAAGGAGTGCCAAAAAGATGAGCTAAAAAATGCTAAATTTCTAAGTGATAGGATAGTAAATATCCCAAGTAGTGCAAGAGTATAG
- a CDS encoding NeuD/PglB/VioB family sugar acetyltransferase, which yields MQDIVLIGGGGHCKSVIDVIESEAKFNIIGIIDTAENIGKKVLGYEIIGSDDDLAEVFTSCKNAVVTVGQIKSSEPRKRLFALLKEIGFGLPVIISPLAYISKHASVGEGTVVMHHALINAGASVGKNCIINTKALVEHDATIGDHCHISTASVVNGGVVVQDETFFGSNATSKEYIVIGENSIIGGGTSVMRSLEKNAFIKA from the coding sequence GTGCAAGATATAGTTTTAATAGGTGGCGGCGGGCACTGCAAGAGTGTGATAGATGTTATTGAGAGTGAAGCTAAATTTAATATAATTGGCATTATAGATACGGCAGAAAATATTGGCAAAAAGGTGCTTGGCTATGAGATTATAGGTAGCGATGATGATCTGGCTGAGGTTTTTACATCATGCAAAAATGCTGTGGTGACGGTTGGGCAGATAAAAAGCAGTGAGCCTAGAAAAAGGCTGTTTGCGCTACTAAAAGAGATAGGTTTTGGCCTTCCAGTCATTATCTCTCCGCTTGCGTATATCTCAAAGCATGCAAGTGTAGGTGAGGGAACGGTTGTGATGCATCATGCCTTGATTAACGCTGGTGCAAGTGTCGGCAAAAACTGCATCATAAATACAAAGGCGCTTGTGGAGCATGACGCAACTATCGGCGATCATTGCCATATCTCAACAGCAAGCGTGGTAAATGGTGGTGTTGTCGTGCAAGATGAGACATTTTTTGGCAGCAATGCAACCAGCAAAGAGTATATCGTGATAGGCGAAAATTCTATCATAGGCGGCGGAACTAGTGTGATGAGAAGCTTGGAGAAAAACGCTTTTATAAAGGCGTAA
- a CDS encoding nucleotidyltransferase family protein, translating into MRIVNDIKLSVNSTIKDALQTINNGGLQIAIVVDENDSLVGTVTDGDIRRGLLNGLDLNSNINLIVHKSPSIANVGDTKESILKIALAKKLHKIPLIDELGKLVGIEDIEDIIKPASKTNKVILMVGGLGTRLRPLTQDTPKPMLKVGNKPILQTIVEKFAEYGFVNITMCVNFNADIIKDYFGDGKEFGVNIDYILEQKRMGTAGALSLLKERPNEPFFVMNGDLLTNVNFEHIFNYHTLNKATATMCVREYDYEVPYGVVKMNDNKIVEISEKPVQKFFVSAGIYMLSPEILDLIPQNEFYDMPTLFEKAISQGKNVISFPIHEYWIDIGRLEEYQKANEEYAKIF; encoded by the coding sequence ATGAGAATAGTAAACGATATAAAGCTAAGCGTAAATTCAACCATAAAAGACGCCCTACAAACAATCAATAATGGTGGGCTCCAAATAGCTATCGTCGTGGATGAAAACGATAGCCTTGTAGGTACAGTAACAGATGGGGATATTAGGCGTGGACTATTAAATGGTCTTGATCTAAATAGCAATATAAATCTTATAGTGCACAAGAGTCCAAGTATTGCAAATGTTGGCGACACAAAAGAGTCAATACTAAAAATAGCACTTGCAAAAAAGCTTCATAAAATCCCACTAATAGATGAACTTGGAAAGCTAGTTGGCATAGAAGATATCGAAGATATTATAAAACCGGCCAGTAAAACAAACAAAGTCATTTTAATGGTAGGAGGCCTTGGTACTAGGCTTAGACCGCTTACGCAAGATACTCCAAAGCCAATGTTAAAGGTCGGAAACAAGCCGATACTTCAAACGATAGTTGAGAAATTTGCAGAGTATGGCTTTGTAAATATCACGATGTGTGTAAATTTTAATGCAGACATCATCAAGGACTATTTTGGTGACGGCAAAGAATTTGGAGTAAACATCGACTACATTTTGGAGCAAAAAAGAATGGGTACAGCAGGTGCATTAAGCCTACTTAAAGAGCGACCAAACGAACCATTTTTTGTAATGAATGGCGATCTTCTTACAAATGTAAATTTCGAGCATATCTTTAACTACCACACACTAAATAAAGCGACGGCTACAATGTGCGTCAGGGAGTATGACTATGAGGTTCCTTACGGCGTGGTAAAAATGAATGACAACAAGATAGTAGAGATCTCAGAAAAACCGGTGCAGAAATTTTTTGTAAGTGCTGGGATATATATGCTCTCGCCAGAAATTTTAGATCTAATACCACAAAATGAGTTTTACGATATGCCGACTCTTTTTGAAAAAGCAATAAGCCAAGGTAAAAACGTAATCTCGTTTCCTATACATGAGTACTGGATCGATATAGGCCGCTTAGAAGAGTATCAAAAAGCAAATGAAGAATACGCAAAAATATTTTGA
- the neuC gene encoding UDP-N-acetylglucosamine 2-epimerase — translation MRKICVVTSTRAEYGLLYWLLKEIEADSELELQLIVTGMHLSPEFGLTYKEIEKEFKIDKKIEILGSSHSKLDICTEMAKVYEKFAPAFSELKPDILVLLGDRYEIFGVAGVAGIMQIPIAHIHGGETTQGAFDEAFRHSITKMSHIHFAATREYANRIIQLGEEPSRVFNVGGPGIENIKKLNLLNKDEFEKSINFKLAKKNILITFHPVTLENSSAKEQFSELLKAIDELKDTNFIFTKANSDTDSDVINNMIDEYVSKNSQKAVAFASLGQLRYLSAIKFVDIVLGNSSSGLSEVPSFKKATINIGDRQKGRAKASSVIDVRPVKEEILAAIKRVCSKEFEQVLKDTTNPYDGGNSSKKMVKILKEIELDDILKKKFYDIGLK, via the coding sequence ATGAGAAAAATTTGTGTAGTGACAAGCACCAGAGCTGAATATGGCCTACTTTACTGGCTCTTAAAAGAAATTGAGGCAGATAGTGAGCTTGAGCTTCAGCTTATTGTCACTGGCATGCACCTAAGTCCTGAGTTTGGACTCACATACAAAGAGATTGAAAAAGAATTTAAGATAGATAAAAAGATAGAAATTTTAGGCTCTTCGCACTCAAAGCTTGATATATGCACTGAGATGGCAAAGGTTTATGAAAAATTTGCCCCAGCTTTTAGCGAACTTAAACCAGATATATTGGTGCTTCTTGGCGATAGATACGAGATATTTGGCGTAGCTGGCGTAGCTGGTATCATGCAAATACCAATAGCACACATACATGGTGGAGAAACTACTCAAGGGGCATTTGATGAGGCTTTTAGGCACAGCATAACAAAGATGAGCCATATTCATTTTGCAGCTACAAGAGAGTATGCAAATCGTATAATCCAGCTAGGAGAAGAACCTAGCAGAGTCTTTAATGTCGGCGGTCCTGGCATTGAAAATATAAAAAAGCTAAATTTACTAAATAAAGATGAGTTTGAAAAGTCTATAAATTTTAAGCTTGCTAAAAAAAATATACTAATCACATTTCATCCGGTAACACTTGAAAATAGTAGTGCAAAAGAGCAATTTAGCGAGCTTTTAAAAGCAATAGATGAGTTAAAAGATACAAATTTTATCTTTACGAAGGCAAATAGCGATACAGATAGTGATGTGATAAATAACATGATAGACGAGTATGTGAGTAAAAATTCACAAAAAGCTGTGGCATTTGCTTCACTTGGACAGCTGAGATATCTAAGTGCGATAAAATTTGTTGATATAGTCCTAGGGAATAGCTCAAGTGGCCTTTCAGAAGTCCCAAGCTTTAAAAAGGCCACCATAAATATAGGCGACCGCCAAAAAGGACGTGCAAAAGCTAGCAGTGTGATAGACGTTAGGCCCGTTAAAGAAGAAATTTTAGCCGCTATCAAAAGGGTATGTTCAAAAGAATTTGAGCAAGTTTTAAAAGATACTACCAATCCATATGATGGTGGTAATTCAAGCAAAAAAATGGTTAAAATTTTAAAAGAGATCGAGCTTGATGATATTTTGAAAAAGAAATTTTATGATATAGGTTTGAAATGA
- a CDS encoding oxidoreductase produces MLTDKVIVVTGGAGRIGSAFIRAIASQNGVGVIAEVDTKRANLLKDEIKNSNKDAKIEVLQIDISDVNSVNEAINFLHSKYGHIDALVNNAYPKNKNYGKKFFEIDMNDFNAFLNLHLGGYFNISQNFIKYFLEQGHGNIINISSIQGIGAPAFETYEGTNMHSPVEYTVVKHGLLGMTKYMAKMFKKDNIRVNSISPGGILDGQPEPFLSQYKKRCGMKGMLDANDICGALIYLLSDVSKYVNGQNIVVDDGFSL; encoded by the coding sequence ATGCTAACAGATAAAGTCATAGTAGTAACGGGAGGGGCTGGTAGGATAGGAAGTGCTTTCATAAGAGCCATCGCTAGTCAAAACGGAGTTGGAGTAATAGCAGAAGTCGACACAAAAAGAGCAAATTTACTAAAAGATGAGATAAAAAACTCAAACAAAGATGCGAAAATCGAAGTTTTACAAATTGACATCAGTGACGTAAATTCTGTTAATGAAGCCATAAATTTCTTACACTCAAAATATGGCCACATAGATGCACTGGTAAATAACGCCTATCCAAAAAATAAAAATTACGGTAAGAAATTTTTTGAGATAGATATGAATGATTTCAATGCCTTCTTAAATTTACACCTTGGCGGATACTTTAATATCTCGCAAAATTTTATAAAATACTTTTTAGAGCAAGGTCACGGTAATATCATAAATATCTCATCTATACAAGGTATCGGAGCTCCTGCTTTTGAGACCTACGAGGGAACAAATATGCACTCTCCTGTCGAATATACAGTAGTAAAACATGGCCTTCTTGGCATGACAAAATACATGGCAAAGATGTTTAAAAAAGACAATATCCGCGTAAATTCTATAAGTCCTGGAGGAATTTTAGATGGACAGCCTGAGCCATTTTTAAGCCAATATAAAAAAAGATGTGGCATGAAAGGAATGCTTGATGCAAATGATATTTGCGGTGCTTTGATTTATTTACTAAGTGATGTATCAAAATATGTAAATGGACAAAATATTGTAGTTGATGATGGATTTAGTTTATAA
- a CDS encoding cytidylyltransferase domain-containing protein: MSNVLCTICARGGSKGVKGKNVRELCGKPLIAYTIEQARESNLFEHIVISTDSDLIAETAVKYGAEVFFKRDAAMASDTAGKLDVIKDAFLKSEQHYAQKFDYEIDLDATAPLRDVSDIINAYNQFLRDENDNLITAMPSRRSPYFNLVEIYPDGHVGLAKTLAKAIVRRQDAPKTYDMNASIYIWKREALLNNDTLFLPKTGLYVMSEDRSIDIDCELDFKFVEFLMKEKNANR; this comes from the coding sequence ATGAGTAATGTTTTATGTACGATATGTGCGAGAGGCGGTAGCAAGGGTGTAAAAGGGAAAAATGTACGTGAGCTTTGTGGAAAACCCCTTATCGCTTACACCATAGAGCAAGCCAGAGAGTCAAATTTATTTGAACATATAGTAATTAGTACTGATAGCGATTTGATCGCAGAAACGGCAGTAAAATACGGCGCAGAAGTCTTTTTTAAAAGAGATGCTGCTATGGCCAGCGATACAGCTGGAAAGCTTGATGTGATAAAAGATGCTTTTTTAAAAAGTGAACAACATTATGCGCAAAAATTTGATTATGAGATCGATCTTGATGCAACAGCTCCACTTCGTGATGTGAGCGATATCATAAACGCTTACAATCAGTTTCTGCGCGATGAAAATGACAATCTAATAACTGCAATGCCAAGCAGAAGAAGTCCGTACTTTAACTTGGTTGAAATTTATCCTGATGGACATGTGGGGCTTGCGAAAACTTTAGCAAAAGCTATTGTAAGACGACAAGATGCACCAAAGACTTATGATATGAACGCTTCTATCTATATCTGGAAACGTGAAGCCTTACTAAATAACGATACATTGTTTTTGCCAAAAACTGGGCTTTATGTGATGAGTGAAGACAGATCAATCGATATAGATTGTGAACTGGATTTTAAATTTGTAGAGTTTTTAATGAAGGAAAAAAATGCTAACAGATAA
- the neuB gene encoding N-acetylneuraminate synthase — translation MSNSVFIIAEAGVNHNGDINLAKKLIDVAAKAGANAVKFQTFKAQNLVSKNAQKASYQKQTTDKNESQFDMIKKLELNENMHKELIAYCKQKNITFLSTPFDSDSIKLLHELGLSTFKIPSGEITNLPYLRQIGGLNKKIILSTGMANLGEVEAAIDVLVKSGTKRENISLLHANTQYPTPMEDVNLKAMITLKNAFGLEVGYSDHTLGIEVDIAAVAMGAKIIEKHFTLDKSMPGPDHKASLEPDELAAMVRSIRNIELALGNRLKHFSKSESENIKIARKSIVAKCDIKKGEIFSEQNICVKRPGDGINPMRWDEVIGQISQKDYKQDDLI, via the coding sequence ATGTCAAATAGTGTTTTTATCATAGCTGAAGCTGGGGTTAACCACAATGGTGATATAAATTTAGCCAAAAAGCTGATCGACGTGGCAGCTAAAGCTGGCGCTAATGCAGTGAAATTTCAAACCTTTAAAGCTCAAAATCTAGTTTCAAAAAATGCACAAAAAGCTAGCTACCAAAAACAAACTACCGATAAAAACGAGAGTCAATTTGATATGATAAAAAAACTCGAGTTAAATGAAAATATGCACAAGGAGCTCATTGCCTACTGCAAACAAAAAAATATCACATTTCTCTCAACTCCTTTTGATAGCGATAGCATAAAGCTTCTTCATGAGCTTGGGCTTAGTACATTTAAAATCCCAAGTGGCGAGATAACAAATTTACCCTATCTTAGGCAGATAGGTGGCTTAAATAAAAAGATCATCCTCTCAACTGGTATGGCAAATTTAGGCGAGGTAGAAGCCGCAATAGATGTACTTGTAAAAAGCGGCACGAAACGTGAAAACATAAGCCTTCTTCATGCAAATACGCAGTATCCAACGCCGATGGAGGATGTAAATTTAAAGGCGATGATAACTCTAAAAAATGCCTTTGGGCTTGAGGTCGGATATAGTGATCATACGCTTGGTATTGAGGTCGATATCGCAGCGGTTGCCATGGGTGCAAAGATCATAGAAAAGCACTTTACGCTTGATAAGAGCATGCCTGGACCTGATCACAAGGCTAGCCTTGAGCCAGATGAGCTGGCGGCTATGGTTAGGAGCATTAGAAATATTGAATTAGCACTTGGAAATAGACTTAAGCACTTTAGCAAAAGTGAGAGTGAAAATATAAAAATAGCTAGAAAATCGATTGTAGCAAAGTGTGATATAAAAAAAGGCGAAATTTTTAGCGAACAAAATATCTGTGTAAAACGTCCAGGGGATGGCATAAATCCTATGAGATGGGATGAAGTAATTGGACAAATTTCACAAAAAGATTATAAACAAGATGATCTGATATGA